Proteins from a single region of Ziziphus jujuba cultivar Dongzao chromosome 1, ASM3175591v1:
- the LOC107420870 gene encoding large ribosomal subunit protein mL102 (rPPR5), which yields MANISLSKPYKGRLRGFPNLSRISEPCPLYLLRLFSSTQEPTLAATDVSETSSETSSSDPQTVPQSPNPPDVAGNLVTQRVPRGKHRNPEKIEDVICRMMANRAWTTRLQNSIRDLVPEFDHSLVWNVLHGTKNSEHALQFFRWVERAGLLKHDRETHWKIIEILGRASKLNHARCILFDMPKKGVEWDEDLFVVLIESYGKAGIVQEAVKIFNKMKELGVTRSVKSYDALFKVILRRGRYMMAKRYFNAMLSEGIEPTRHTYNVMLWGLFLSLRLETAKRFYEDMKGRGISPDVVTYNTMINGYNRFKLIDEAEKLFTEMKGRNLAPTVISYTTILKGYVSVGRVDDALKTFEEMKSFGIKPNAVTYTTLLPGLCDAEKMPEARVMLKEMVEKYIAPKDNSIFVRLLSCQCKAGDLNAAADVLKAMVRLSIPTEAGHYGILIENFCRAGVYDQAVKLLDKLVEKEIILRPQSSLEMVPSSYNPIIEYLCNHGYTGKAETFFRQLLKKGVQDPVAFNNLIRGHSKEGNPDSAFEILKIMGRRGVPRDADAYKLLIRSYLSKGEPSDAKTALDGMIESGHLPDSSLFRLVMESLFEDGRVQTASRVMNSMLEKGVKENMDLVAKILEALLLRGHVEEALGRINLLMHSGCPPNFDSLLSVLCEKGKTIAALKLLDFCLEGDCNIDFSSYDKVLDALLAAGKTLNAYSILCKIMEKGGSNDWSSCEDLIRSLNQEGNTKQADILSRMIKRENTSGSRKGKVQASAAA from the coding sequence ATGGCCAATATTTCTCTGTCTAAACCCTACAAAGGGCGGCTCAGGGGCTTCCCAAACCTTTCCAGAATCTCAGAACCTTGTCCTCTCTATCTCCTTCGTCTCTTCAGTTCCACACAAGAACCGACGCTGGCCGCGACTGACGTATCGGAAACAAGCTCCGAAACTTCCTCTTCCGATCCACAAACTGTACCCCAAAGCCCAAACCCACCAGATGTAGCAGGGAACTTGGTGACCCAGAGAGTTCCACGAGGTAAGCATCGAAACCCAGAAAAGATTGAAGATGTTATCTGTAGAATGATGGCGAACCGGGCTTGGACAACCCGTTTGCAGAACTCGATTCGGGATTTGGTTCCCGAATTCGACCATTCGCTCGTGTGGAATGTGTTGCACGGTACCAAGAACTCGGAGCACGCGCTCCAGTTCTTTCGGTGGGTCGAGCGTGCCGGTTTATTAAAGCACGACCGCGAGACCCATTGGAAAATTATTGAGATTTTAGGCAGAGCTTCGAAGCTCAACCATGCCAGATGCATACTATTCGACATGCCTAAGAAGGGTGTGGAATGGGATGAGGATCTTTTTGTTGTACTGATTGAGAGTTATGGTAAAGCTGGGATAGTTCAGGAGGCtgtcaaaattttcaacaaaatgaAGGAATTGGGTGTGACGAGGAGTGTCAAGTCTTATGATGCATTGTTTAAGGTTATCCTTAGGAGGGGACGCTATATGATGGCGAAAAGATATTTTAATGCAATGTTGAGTGAGGGGATAGAGCCTACTCGGCACACCTATAATGTTATGCTGTGGGGGTTGTTTCTCTCTTTGAGGTTGGAGACTGCAAAACGGTTTTATGAAGATATGAAGGGCAGGGGCATTTCACCTGATGTTGTCACATATAATACAATGATTAATGGGTATAATCGGTTCAAACTGATTGATGAGGCAGAGAAATTGTTTACAGAGATGAAGGGAAGGAACCTGGCACCTACTGTGATAAGTTATACCACCATCTTAAAAGGATATGTTTCTGTTGGACGGGTTGATGATGCACTGAAAACTTTTGAGGAGATGAAGTCTTTTGGTATAAAGCCCAATGCTGTCACGTATACTACATTATTGCCTGGACTTTGTGATGCGGAAAAGATGCCTGAAGCTCGGGTAATGTTGAAGGAGATGGTGGAGAAATATATTGCTCCTAAGGACAATTCTATCTTTGTCAGATTGTTATCTTGCCAGTGCAAGGCTGGGGATCTGAATGCCGCTGCAGATGTTCTCAAGGCAATGGTTCGGCTAAGCATTCCGACGGAGGCAGGTCATTATGGAATTTTAATCGAGAACTTTTGTAGGGCTGGGGTGTACGATCAGGCAGTGAAGTTGTTGGATAAGCttgtagaaaaagaaattatattaagGCCCCAAAGTTCCTTGGAGATGGTACCTAGTTCTTATAACCCAATTATTGAGTATCTGTGCAATCATGGCTATACAGGGAAAGCTGAAACTTTTTTCCGGCAGTTGTTAAAAAAGGGTGTTCAGGATCCAGTTGCCTTTAACAATTTGATCCGTGGTCATTCCAAAGAAGGGAATCCTGATTctgcatttgaaattttaaagatCATGGGTAGGAGAGGGGTACCTAGAGATGCAGATGCTTATAAGTTGCTTATCAGGAGCTACTTAAGCAAAGGTGAGCCTTCTGATGCTAAAACAGCCTTGGATGGTATGATTGAAAGTGGCCATCTTCCAGACTCATCATTATTCAGGTTAGTGATGGAGAGTCTATTTGAAGATGGGAGGGTTCAAACTGCAAGCAGGGTTATGAATAGTATGTTGGAGAAGGGGGTGAAGGAGAACATGGACTTAGTTGCTAAGATTTTGGAAGCCCTTCTCTTGAGAGGTCATGTGGAGGAAGCATTGGGACGAATTAATCTACTTATGCATAGTGGGTGCCCACCTAATTTTGATAGTCTCTTATCTGTTCTTTGTGAGAAAGGGAAGACCATTGCTGCACTCAAGTTGTTAGATTTTTGTCTTGAGGGAGACTGTAATATTGATTTCTCAAGCTATGATAAGGTGCTGGATGCTCTTCTAGCGGCAGGGAAAACACTTAATGCTTATTCAATATTGTGCAAAATAATGGAGAAAGGAGGGTCCAATGATTGGAGTTCCTGTGAAGATCTTATTAGGAGCCTTAATCAGGAGGGAAACACAAAGCAAGCAGATATTCTATCCAGAATGATTAAGAGAGAGAATACCAGTGGAAGCAGAAAAGGGAAGGTACAAGCTTCAGCTGCTGCCTGA
- the LOC107420033 gene encoding uncharacterized protein LOC107420033 — MQSMFNLQTTFGLPLCVSGITHRLTFSQEMADHDLRREAMKKQRSRSREGVHANQEMGSQRNCDRVMEELRKGEVDEDLASGPHDLSYTCSACTAKAA; from the exons atgcagTCCATGTTCAACCTCCAAACCACTTTTGGTCTTCCTCTCTGTGTTTCAGGGATCACCCACCGTCTCACTTTTTCTCAGGA GATGGCAGATCATGATCTCAGAAGGGAAGCCATGAAAAAACAGAGATCAAGAAGCAGGGAGGGAGTGCATGCAAATCAGGAGATGGGAAGTCAGAGAAATTGTGATAGGGTGATGGAGGAGCTCAGAAAAGGTGAGGTTGATGAAGATCTAGCTTCTGGACCCCATGATCTCTCCTATACTTGTTCGGCTTGTACAGCAAAAGCTGCATAG
- the LOC107419581 gene encoding proteasome subunit beta type-4 encodes MEKMTLQDSNQPNNSPLLNSEADSQRTLYPYVTGTSVIALKYKDGILMAADMGGSYGSTLRYKCVERIKPIGKHSLLGASGELSDFQELLRYLDELILYDNMWDDGNSLGPKEVHNYLTRVMYNRRNKFNPLWNSLVLGGVKNGHKYLGMVSMIGVNFEDNHVATGFGNHLARPILRDEWHENLSFEDGVKLLEKCMRVLLYRDRSAVNKLQIAKITEEGFTISQPYSLKTFWGFSAFQNPTVGAEGSW; translated from the exons ATGGAAAAAATGACT TTGCAGGACTCAAACCAGCCCAATAACAGTCCGTTGTTGAACTCTGAAGCTGACTCTCAAAGAACCCT ATACCCATATGTGACTGGAACGTCTGTAATTGCCCTCAAATACAAAGATGGGATTTTAATGGCTGCTGATATGGGAG GTTCATATGGGTCTACCCTGCGATACAAGTGTGTGGAACGAATCAAGCCTATTGGAAAGCATTCTCTTCTGGGTGCAAGTGGAGAATTAAGTGACTTTCAGGAGCTATTGCGTTATCTTGATGAGCTCAT CCTGTACGACAACATGTGGGATGATGGAAACTCTTTAGGGCCTAAAGAGGTACACAACTATTTGACTAGAGTGATGTACAATAGGCGTAACAAGTTCAATCCTCTGTGGAACTCACTTGTCCTTGGTGGAGTGAAAAATGGTCATAAGTACCTTGGGATG gTCAGCATGATTGGTGTAAATTTCGAGGATAATCATGTGGCTACTGGATTTGGGAACCACCTAGCAAGGCCAATTCTCCGTGATGAGTGGCATGAAAACTTGAGTTTTGAAGATGGTGTAAAGCTACTAGAGAAATGTATGCGTGTGCTCCTATACCGGGATCGGTCTGCTGTCAACAAGCTTCAG ATAGCCAAAATCACTGAAGAAGGTTTTACAATTTCTCAGCCTTACTCACTGAAGACTTTCTGGGGATTCTCTGCTTTTCAGAATCCAACTGTGGGTGCTGAAGGTTCATGGTAG